From the genome of Nocardia sp. NBC_01503, one region includes:
- the hsaB gene encoding 3-hydroxy-9,10-secoandrosta-1,3,5(10)-triene-9,17-dione monooxygenase reductase subunit, whose translation MTTTDDQPEIDARQFRNVLGQFCTGITVITTFGEDGAPIGFACQSFAALSLEPPLVLFCPTKASKSWAAIEANGKFCVNILAEEQQPVCARFGSREPDKFAGVPWSTSALELPVLDDALATIQCTVDQVVDGGDHYIVIGRVQALSESTDSGRPLLFYRGQYTAIEPDKTVPAPWRADLEHFLTTTTLDTWL comes from the coding sequence ATGACAACGACGGACGATCAGCCCGAAATCGACGCACGTCAATTCCGGAATGTGCTGGGGCAGTTCTGCACCGGCATCACCGTCATCACCACTTTCGGCGAGGACGGTGCGCCGATCGGCTTCGCCTGCCAGTCGTTCGCCGCCCTCTCACTGGAACCGCCACTGGTGTTGTTCTGCCCGACCAAGGCTTCCAAGTCCTGGGCGGCGATCGAGGCCAATGGCAAGTTCTGCGTGAACATCCTCGCCGAGGAACAGCAACCGGTGTGCGCGCGCTTCGGCTCGCGTGAACCGGACAAGTTCGCCGGAGTCCCCTGGAGCACTTCCGCTTTGGAGCTTCCGGTGCTGGACGACGCCCTGGCCACGATCCAGTGCACTGTGGATCAGGTCGTCGACGGCGGCGATCACTACATTGTGATCGGCCGTGTGCAGGCCCTGTCGGAATCCACCGATTCCGGCAGGCCCCTGCTGTTCTACCGCGGGCAGTACACGGCCATCGAGCCGGACAAGACCGTGCCGGCGCCTTGGCGCGCGGACCTTGAGCACTTCCTCACCACCACCACGCTCGATACGTGGTTGTGA
- a CDS encoding acyl-CoA dehydrogenase family protein, with translation MQIDFTADQERLRKRLREYFADLMTPELRAGLTGPGGEFGDGTAYKEMVRTLGRDGWLTLGWPHEYGGQNRPMVEQMIFTDEAAIAGVPIPYLTINTVGPTIMRYGTEAQKAEFLPRIAKGELHFSIGYSEPEAGTDLAALRTRAVRDGDDFVVTGEKMWTSLIEYADYVWLAVRTDPDAGKHQGISVLITPTDADGFSWTKVHTMAGVGTSATYYSGVRVPAANLVGGENQGWSLITNQLNHERVSLSSAAPLQESLRQVRGWAQRTHRADGSRVIDTEWVRIHLARVHAHAEYLKLRNWRTAWAAQSGELRPEEASATKVFGTEFATEAYRLLMEVLGTDSVIRADSPGALLRGRIERFHRSSLILTFGGGINEVQRDIIAKTALGLPVTR, from the coding sequence ATGCAGATAGATTTCACCGCTGACCAGGAGCGGTTGCGTAAGCGGCTGCGCGAGTACTTCGCCGACCTCATGACACCGGAACTCCGCGCCGGGCTCACCGGACCGGGCGGCGAATTCGGCGACGGCACCGCCTACAAGGAAATGGTCCGGACGCTGGGCCGAGACGGGTGGCTGACGCTCGGCTGGCCGCACGAGTACGGCGGACAGAACCGGCCCATGGTGGAGCAGATGATCTTCACCGATGAGGCCGCGATAGCGGGCGTGCCCATCCCCTACCTGACCATCAATACCGTCGGGCCGACCATCATGCGCTACGGCACCGAGGCGCAGAAGGCCGAGTTCCTGCCGCGAATCGCCAAGGGCGAGTTGCACTTCTCCATCGGATACTCCGAACCGGAGGCCGGAACCGACCTCGCCGCACTGCGCACCAGGGCGGTGCGGGACGGTGACGACTTCGTCGTCACCGGCGAGAAGATGTGGACCAGCCTCATCGAATACGCGGACTATGTCTGGTTGGCGGTGCGCACCGACCCCGATGCCGGTAAACACCAGGGCATTTCGGTCCTCATCACGCCCACCGATGCCGACGGCTTCTCCTGGACCAAGGTGCACACCATGGCCGGGGTCGGCACCAGCGCCACCTACTACTCGGGGGTGCGGGTGCCCGCCGCGAACCTGGTGGGCGGGGAGAACCAGGGTTGGTCACTGATCACCAACCAGCTCAACCACGAGCGTGTCTCGCTCAGTTCCGCTGCACCACTGCAGGAATCACTCCGCCAGGTCCGCGGCTGGGCGCAGCGAACTCATCGCGCCGATGGTTCCCGGGTGATCGACACCGAGTGGGTGCGTATCCACCTCGCCCGCGTCCACGCCCACGCCGAATACCTGAAACTTCGCAACTGGCGCACGGCCTGGGCCGCACAGTCGGGCGAGCTTCGCCCCGAAGAGGCTTCGGCCACAAAGGTTTTCGGCACGGAGTTCGCCACCGAGGCGTATCGCCTGCTCATGGAGGTACTCGGCACCGATTCCGTCATCAGAGCCGACTCCCCCGGCGCACTACTGCGCGGCCGCATAGAACGCTTCCACCGCTCCTCGCTGATCCTCACCTTCGGCGGCGGCATCAATGAGGTGCAACGCGACATCATCGCCAAAACCGCACTGGGACTGCCGGTCACCCGCTGA
- a CDS encoding acyl-CoA dehydrogenase family protein: MDFAHSEAQHDLSGLTRDLLIGWSARNPCPDSTGFDRALWRAAAAAGLLDAALPNTVGGSGFDVLEQCSILIEIGRAVAPLPYLPTIAVCAATLAHFGTEAQLQRWVAPALRGETTLAPALGSETGIRAIRIENGWCISGSRGVVPAGSFADAFLVEASTDSGSLLAMVDRTADGLEIREQRVVDASDTALLVFDNVSIPDDAIIGATPGDVDAHPSESAATVQSPVRWAHRRSVIASCAHQLGVLERAVEMTAAYARDRHQFGKPIGSFQAVRQRLADAHIDVDAIRLALWQAAWLESEGHPCAPELEVAAFWSAEAGHRVAHTAVHIHASTGIYLDFPLHRHFTAAKRNEFTTGGATPHLRALGNLLADAPAWEHY; the protein is encoded by the coding sequence ATGGATTTCGCCCATTCCGAGGCTCAGCACGATCTCTCGGGCCTCACCCGCGACCTGCTGATCGGCTGGTCCGCCCGCAACCCGTGCCCCGACTCCACCGGCTTCGACCGAGCACTCTGGCGCGCGGCGGCCGCAGCCGGACTCTTGGACGCCGCGCTCCCGAACACCGTGGGCGGCAGCGGATTCGACGTGCTGGAACAGTGCAGCATCCTGATAGAAATCGGCCGCGCCGTAGCTCCCCTGCCGTATCTCCCCACCATCGCCGTCTGCGCCGCCACCCTCGCCCACTTCGGCACCGAAGCCCAGCTCCAGCGCTGGGTGGCACCGGCGCTCCGAGGCGAAACGACCCTCGCACCCGCGCTCGGATCGGAGACCGGGATACGTGCCATCCGAATCGAAAATGGCTGGTGCATAAGCGGATCCCGAGGCGTGGTACCCGCCGGATCCTTCGCCGACGCCTTCCTGGTGGAGGCATCCACCGACTCCGGATCACTGCTGGCCATGGTCGACCGCACCGCCGACGGCCTGGAGATCCGGGAGCAGCGCGTCGTAGACGCGAGCGACACAGCACTTCTCGTCTTCGACAACGTCTCGATCCCCGACGACGCGATCATCGGTGCGACACCCGGCGATGTCGACGCTCACCCGAGCGAAAGCGCAGCCACGGTTCAGAGCCCCGTTCGCTGGGCGCATCGGCGCTCAGTCATCGCATCCTGCGCCCACCAGCTCGGCGTCCTCGAACGCGCGGTGGAGATGACCGCCGCCTACGCCCGCGACCGCCACCAATTCGGCAAACCGATCGGCTCCTTCCAAGCGGTCCGCCAACGCCTCGCCGACGCCCACATCGACGTAGACGCCATCCGCCTCGCCCTATGGCAAGCCGCCTGGCTCGAATCCGAAGGCCACCCCTGCGCCCCCGAACTCGAGGTAGCCGCCTTCTGGTCCGCCGAAGCAGGCCACCGAGTAGCCCACACCGCGGTCCACATCCACGCCAGCACCGGCATCTACCTCGACTTCCCCCTCCACCGCCACTTCACCGCCGCCAAACGCAATGAATTCACCACCGGCGGAGCCACTCCCCACCTGCGCGCGCTGGGGAATCTCCTGGCCGATGCACCGGCATGGGAGCATTACTGA
- a CDS encoding glutaredoxin family protein → MTDIVLYGADWCGDCRRAKTWLRENNIPFTEVDVEHDEAARDKAIELADGRKNIPVVVFPNGTILIEPTNADLAAAIKP, encoded by the coding sequence ATGACCGACATCGTGCTGTACGGAGCGGACTGGTGCGGCGACTGCCGCCGCGCGAAGACCTGGCTGCGCGAAAACAACATCCCATTCACCGAGGTAGACGTAGAACACGACGAGGCCGCCCGCGACAAGGCCATCGAACTGGCCGACGGCCGCAAGAACATCCCCGTGGTCGTCTTCCCCAACGGCACAATCCTCATCGAACCCACCAACGCCGACCTCGCCGCCGCCATAAAGCCCTGA
- a CDS encoding DUF433 domain-containing protein, with protein sequence MSNLERITFDPAICHGKPVIRGMRYPVALLLELLAAGVSVQEILGDYPDLEADDVFAAIGYAALAVAAP encoded by the coding sequence ATGTCCAATCTGGAGCGGATTACCTTCGATCCGGCCATCTGCCATGGCAAGCCGGTTATCCGAGGAATGCGCTACCCCGTCGCACTCTTGCTCGAACTGCTCGCGGCGGGAGTATCGGTGCAGGAGATTCTCGGCGACTATCCCGACCTGGAGGCCGACGATGTGTTCGCCGCGATCGGGTATGCCGCCCTGGCGGTCGCCGCGCCTTGA
- the dmpG gene encoding 4-hydroxy-2-oxovalerate aldolase yields MNNVLKPFSGEIDVRVTDTSLRDGSHHKRHQFTVTEVRDIVAALDNSGVPVIEVTHGDGLAGSSFNYGFSKTPEQELIKAAAETAKQAKIAFLMLPGVGIKEDINISQDNGASICRIATHCTEADVSIQHFGYARDLGLETVGFLMMAHSTTPENLAKQARIMADAGCQCVYVVDSAGALVLEQVSDRVSALVAELGNDAQVGFHGHENLGLAVANSVYAVRAGATQIDGSARRFGAGAGNLPVEAFIGVCDKLGVKTGVDFFAITDAAEDVVRPAMPSECLLDRQALMMGYAGVYSSFLRHAERQAERYGVSAAEMLVRAGKRKLVGGQEDQLIDIALELQREKAAVTA; encoded by the coding sequence ATGAACAATGTGCTGAAGCCTTTCTCGGGCGAAATCGATGTGCGGGTGACCGATACGTCGCTGCGTGACGGTTCGCATCACAAGCGTCACCAGTTCACGGTGACCGAGGTGCGCGATATCGTTGCCGCCCTGGACAACTCGGGTGTGCCGGTTATCGAGGTCACGCACGGTGACGGCCTCGCCGGTTCCTCGTTCAACTACGGGTTCTCCAAAACCCCTGAGCAGGAACTGATCAAGGCCGCCGCGGAGACCGCCAAGCAGGCCAAGATCGCCTTCCTCATGCTGCCCGGTGTCGGCATCAAGGAAGACATCAATATCTCGCAGGACAACGGTGCGTCCATCTGCCGCATCGCGACCCACTGCACCGAGGCCGATGTCTCCATCCAGCACTTCGGCTACGCCCGGGATCTGGGCCTGGAGACCGTCGGCTTCCTGATGATGGCGCACTCCACCACCCCGGAGAACCTGGCCAAGCAGGCGCGCATCATGGCCGATGCCGGCTGCCAGTGCGTGTACGTCGTCGACTCCGCCGGTGCCCTTGTGCTGGAACAGGTTTCGGATCGCGTCTCCGCGCTCGTCGCCGAACTCGGCAATGACGCGCAGGTCGGTTTCCACGGCCACGAGAACCTGGGCCTGGCCGTCGCGAACTCCGTGTACGCGGTCCGCGCCGGTGCCACCCAGATCGACGGCTCCGCTCGCCGCTTCGGCGCGGGCGCGGGCAACCTGCCGGTCGAGGCGTTCATCGGTGTCTGCGACAAGCTCGGCGTCAAGACCGGCGTCGACTTCTTCGCCATCACCGACGCCGCCGAAGATGTTGTCCGCCCGGCCATGCCGAGCGAATGCCTCCTCGACCGCCAGGCCCTGATGATGGGTTACGCGGGCGTCTACTCCTCGTTCCTGCGGCACGCCGAGCGCCAGGCCGAACGCTACGGCGTCTCCGCCGCGGAGATGCTCGTCCGCGCCGGCAAGCGCAAGCTCGTCGGTGGCCAGGAAGACCAGCTCATCGATATCGCCCTGGAACTCCAGCGCGAGAAGGCGGCGGTCACCGCCTGA
- a CDS encoding acetaldehyde dehydrogenase (acetylating) encodes MTGKVTAAIVGSGNISTDLLYKLLRSDKIEPRWMIGIDPDSEGLKRARGLGLETSAEGADWLLALDEKPDLLFEATSAYVHRAYAPKYEAAGIRAVDLTPAAVGPAVIPPVNLDSLRDAPNVNMITCGGQATIPMVAAVSRVVPVAYAEIVASVSSVSAGPGTRANIDEFTKTTSKGVETIGGAARGKAIIILNPAEPPMIMRDTIFCAIPEDADRDAITASIHEMEKAIQQYVPGYRLLNEPQFDDPSLVSGGMAKVSIFVEVEGAGDFLPPYAGNLDIMTAAATQVGNVMADQIISARV; translated from the coding sequence GTGACTGGCAAAGTCACCGCAGCCATCGTCGGCTCCGGCAATATCAGCACCGATCTGCTGTACAAGCTGCTGCGTTCGGACAAGATCGAACCGCGCTGGATGATCGGTATCGACCCGGATTCCGAGGGGCTCAAGCGGGCTCGCGGACTGGGTCTCGAGACCTCCGCGGAAGGCGCGGATTGGCTTCTCGCCCTTGATGAGAAGCCCGATCTGCTGTTCGAGGCCACCTCCGCGTATGTGCACCGCGCGTACGCGCCCAAGTACGAGGCCGCGGGTATCCGCGCCGTCGACCTCACCCCCGCCGCCGTCGGCCCGGCCGTGATTCCGCCGGTGAACCTGGATTCGCTGCGGGACGCGCCGAACGTCAACATGATCACCTGTGGTGGTCAGGCGACGATTCCGATGGTCGCGGCCGTTTCCCGGGTCGTTCCCGTCGCGTACGCCGAGATCGTGGCGTCGGTTTCCTCGGTGTCGGCCGGTCCCGGAACCCGTGCGAACATCGACGAATTCACCAAGACCACCTCCAAGGGCGTCGAGACCATCGGTGGTGCCGCTCGCGGCAAGGCGATCATCATTCTGAACCCGGCCGAGCCGCCGATGATCATGCGCGACACCATCTTCTGCGCCATTCCCGAGGATGCCGACCGCGATGCCATCACCGCCTCCATCCACGAGATGGAGAAGGCGATCCAGCAGTACGTGCCCGGCTACCGACTGCTGAACGAGCCGCAGTTCGACGACCCGTCACTGGTTTCCGGTGGGATGGCGAAGGTTTCGATCTTCGTCGAGGTCGAGGGCGCGGGCGACTTCCTGCCGCCGTACGCGGGCAACCTGGACATCATGACCGCGGCCGCCACTCAGGTCGGCAATGTGATGGCCGATCAGATCATCTCGGCTCGGGTGTAA
- a CDS encoding 2-keto-4-pentenoate hydratase encodes MLTDALRSELAEELALAERDRIPLDPLVARYPDIDVVDAYEIQLLNIRRRTAAGARIIGHKVGLSSAAMQQMMGVDEPDYGHLLAEMEVFEDVPVDTSKFLYPRVEVEVGFVLGADLPGEDCTEEDVLNATVAYAPSIELIDTRIKDWKIGLCDTIADNASSAGWVLGKERVAPNELDIKKIDAVLTRNGEVVAQGRSDAVLGDPTIGVAWLARKVASFGVRLKKGDIVLPGSCTRAIDARPGDDFTAEFAGLGSVRLRFS; translated from the coding sequence GTGCTGACCGACGCGCTACGGAGTGAACTGGCAGAAGAGCTCGCCCTGGCTGAGCGGGATCGCATTCCGCTCGACCCGCTGGTCGCGCGCTATCCCGACATCGACGTGGTCGACGCCTACGAGATCCAGCTGCTGAATATTCGGCGGCGGACCGCGGCCGGCGCCCGCATCATCGGGCATAAGGTAGGCCTGTCCTCGGCCGCCATGCAGCAGATGATGGGTGTCGACGAGCCCGATTACGGGCATCTGCTCGCCGAGATGGAGGTCTTCGAAGACGTCCCGGTGGACACCTCCAAATTCCTGTACCCGCGCGTGGAGGTCGAGGTCGGTTTCGTGCTCGGCGCGGACCTGCCCGGCGAGGATTGCACCGAAGAGGATGTGTTGAACGCCACAGTCGCGTACGCGCCCTCGATCGAACTCATCGACACCCGCATCAAGGACTGGAAGATCGGGCTGTGCGACACCATCGCCGATAACGCCTCTTCCGCCGGCTGGGTGCTCGGCAAGGAGCGCGTCGCTCCGAATGAGCTGGATATCAAGAAGATCGACGCGGTACTCACCCGCAATGGCGAGGTTGTGGCGCAGGGCCGCTCCGACGCCGTGCTGGGCGATCCGACCATCGGCGTCGCGTGGCTGGCCCGCAAGGTCGCCTCGTTCGGTGTCCGGCTGAAGAAGGGCGACATCGTGCTGCCCGGATCCTGCACCCGCGCCATCGACGCTCGCCCGGGCGACGACTTCACCGCCGAGTTCGCAGGGCTCGGTTCCGTTCGTCTGCGTTTCAGCTGA
- the kstD gene encoding 3-oxosteroid 1-dehydrogenase: MTDRDYDVVVVGSGAAGMTAALTAAHRGLRVVLIEKAAHYGGSTARSGGGVWIPGNKALKASGRPDDREDARTYLRSIIGDVVPADKIDTYIDRGAEAFDFVLDHSALKMKWVPGYSDYYPEAPGGRADGRSCEPKPLNLKILGNERFNLEPPYSKAPLNVVILQADYKKLNLLRRHPIGFATVLRVGTRWAWGKVTGKALVGMGQAIIAGMRKGLLDANVPVLLNTPLTGLVIENGVVTGVEAEQNGETVRFNAKYGVILGAGGFEHNADMRHKYQREPITTEWTTGATANTGDAIRAGLEAGAAVDFMEDAWWGPTTMKGQGKPWFALAERNLPGCIIVNAEGKRFGNESAPYVEAVHTMYGGEYGQGDGPGENVPSWLVFDQRYRSRYIFAGLQPGQRFPSRWMENDNIVVAPTLAELAEKMGVPADSLGATVERFNGFVESGVDEDFSRGKSAYDRYYGDPTIKPNPCLNKLEVGPFYGVRMYPGDLGTKGGLVTDNDGRVLREDGTVIDGLYAAGNTSSPVMGHTYAGPGATIGPAITFGYLAALDIAAKAKNGAAAKADQNS; this comes from the coding sequence ATGACTGATCGGGATTACGACGTGGTGGTGGTCGGCAGCGGTGCCGCCGGTATGACCGCCGCCCTCACCGCCGCACACCGCGGTCTGCGCGTGGTGCTCATCGAGAAGGCCGCGCATTACGGCGGTTCGACCGCCCGCTCGGGCGGTGGTGTCTGGATCCCAGGCAACAAGGCGCTCAAGGCGTCGGGACGCCCCGACGACCGTGAGGATGCCCGCACCTACCTGCGCAGCATCATCGGCGATGTGGTGCCCGCCGACAAGATCGATACCTATATCGACCGCGGCGCAGAGGCTTTCGACTTCGTACTGGACCACTCCGCCCTGAAGATGAAGTGGGTACCGGGCTACTCCGACTACTACCCGGAGGCACCGGGCGGCCGCGCGGACGGCCGCTCCTGCGAACCCAAACCGCTGAACCTCAAGATCCTCGGCAACGAGCGCTTCAACCTGGAACCGCCCTACTCCAAGGCTCCGCTGAATGTCGTTATCCTGCAGGCCGATTACAAGAAGCTGAACCTGCTGCGCCGCCACCCCATCGGCTTCGCCACCGTACTGCGCGTCGGAACCCGTTGGGCCTGGGGCAAAGTCACCGGCAAGGCGCTGGTCGGAATGGGCCAGGCGATCATCGCGGGTATGCGCAAGGGCCTGCTCGACGCGAATGTGCCTGTGCTGCTGAACACTCCGCTCACCGGACTGGTCATCGAGAACGGTGTCGTCACCGGCGTCGAGGCCGAGCAGAACGGCGAGACCGTGCGCTTCAACGCCAAGTACGGCGTCATCCTGGGCGCGGGCGGCTTCGAGCACAACGCCGATATGCGGCACAAGTACCAGCGCGAACCCATCACCACCGAATGGACCACCGGCGCGACCGCCAATACCGGCGACGCCATTCGCGCGGGCCTGGAAGCCGGTGCGGCCGTTGACTTCATGGAGGACGCCTGGTGGGGTCCGACAACCATGAAGGGTCAGGGCAAGCCGTGGTTCGCGCTCGCCGAGCGCAATCTGCCCGGGTGCATCATCGTCAACGCCGAAGGCAAGCGATTCGGTAATGAGTCCGCTCCTTACGTCGAGGCTGTGCACACCATGTACGGCGGCGAATACGGGCAGGGTGACGGCCCCGGTGAGAACGTGCCCTCATGGCTGGTGTTCGACCAGCGCTACCGGAGTCGCTACATCTTCGCTGGTCTGCAGCCCGGTCAGCGTTTTCCGTCCCGCTGGATGGAAAACGACAATATTGTCGTGGCGCCGACCTTGGCGGAGCTCGCCGAGAAGATGGGCGTGCCCGCCGATAGCTTGGGCGCCACCGTCGAACGCTTCAACGGCTTCGTCGAGAGCGGTGTGGACGAGGACTTCAGCCGCGGTAAGAGCGCGTACGACCGCTACTACGGCGATCCGACCATCAAGCCCAACCCGTGCCTGAACAAGCTCGAGGTCGGCCCGTTCTACGGTGTGCGAATGTATCCGGGTGACCTGGGCACCAAGGGTGGTCTGGTCACCGATAACGACGGCCGCGTACTGCGCGAGGACGGGACCGTCATCGACGGCCTCTACGCCGCGGGCAATACCTCCTCCCCCGTCATGGGTCACACCTACGCCGGTCCCGGCGCGACCATCGGACCCGCGATCACCTTCGGCTACCTGGCCGCGCTCGATATCGCCGCCAAGGCGAAGAACGGCGCCGCGGCCAAGGCCGACCAGAACTCCTGA
- a CDS encoding AraC family transcriptional regulator, protein MTDGQAQLRSITSAALLVEFASGRGISTPTLLRGTGIREGDLLDSTAEITLGQELALMRNVVAGVGDEPGMGLMAGLLCHPPSLGVLGFALMSCPTVRDAVSLALRYADLSFTVARHHLVIDGSDVSIVRDDSGVPREVRRFAVERDVAAIWTIQQDVLPMRPPITRVAVAFPPHPVYEMFGAMLGVDEVVFNAARSVVTGPADIQSLQLPQSNSATARFYEQQCADLMQRRRSRAGISGRVRQLLISRGGIADQSRIAAELDLSVRTLRRRLADEGTTFRELTTETIGLLAEELLITGMTVEQAAVRLGYASVSAFTSAFRAWKGQSPGQFARENRGRVSVRVS, encoded by the coding sequence GTGACCGACGGCCAGGCGCAGTTGCGTTCCATAACCAGTGCGGCACTGCTGGTCGAATTCGCATCGGGCCGGGGGATATCCACGCCGACCCTGCTGCGCGGCACCGGGATTCGGGAGGGGGATCTGCTCGACTCCACCGCCGAGATCACCCTCGGGCAGGAGTTGGCCCTCATGCGCAATGTGGTGGCCGGGGTCGGCGACGAACCGGGCATGGGGCTGATGGCCGGATTGCTGTGCCATCCGCCCAGTTTGGGGGTGCTCGGCTTCGCGCTGATGAGCTGTCCGACCGTGCGCGATGCGGTGAGTCTGGCCTTGCGCTACGCGGATCTGTCCTTCACCGTCGCCCGCCACCACCTGGTCATCGATGGTTCGGATGTCTCAATTGTCCGGGACGACAGTGGTGTTCCGCGTGAAGTGCGGCGCTTCGCGGTGGAGCGCGATGTGGCCGCCATCTGGACGATCCAGCAGGATGTACTGCCCATGCGGCCGCCCATCACCCGGGTCGCGGTGGCCTTTCCACCGCATCCGGTCTACGAGATGTTCGGGGCCATGCTGGGCGTGGACGAGGTGGTCTTCAATGCCGCTCGCTCGGTGGTGACCGGCCCCGCCGATATCCAGAGTCTGCAGCTGCCGCAATCGAATTCGGCCACCGCGCGCTTCTACGAGCAGCAGTGCGCCGATCTCATGCAGCGGCGTCGCAGCCGGGCCGGTATCAGTGGCCGGGTGCGGCAGCTGCTCATCAGCCGTGGCGGTATCGCGGACCAATCACGCATCGCGGCCGAACTGGACCTCAGTGTCCGCACCCTGCGCCGTCGCCTCGCGGACGAGGGCACCACCTTCCGTGAACTCACCACCGAGACCATCGGCCTGCTGGCCGAGGAGCTGCTCATTACCGGAATGACGGTGGAGCAGGCCGCGGTTCGGCTCGGCTACGCCAGCGTCTCGGCCTTCACCTCGGCATTTCGCGCCTGGAAGGGGCAGTCGCCCGGACAGTTCGCGCGGGAGAACCGCGGCCGGGTATCGGTTCGGGTGAGCTGA
- a CDS encoding DUF58 domain-containing protein: MKHRDLSTATDTELRWRPAPLVFMLAAVSVPALVVAVAFGQWQLVVFAAPMLGVLATAPLQQSRTRIQVDGVGVLRCFETEEVVLTAGAFVESGHALLRLHSQPVPGMETHVEETFDSGAAPAGMRIALSAPRWGRYPVPVRVTALSPAGLAVASVQLPAGQVYVYPITDPQRMRLPRTELPERIGSHLTRRHGPGVEFADVRAYAPGDQLRTVNWAVSARRGRLFVTERFTNRAADVVVLVDTSMQAPGPASDSLELSVRGAAQVAQSALQAGDRTAVVCLGHSPRWLRPDIGRRQFYRIVDTVLDVGDEHIATSGSLAPHAGVPIGAVVVAFSTMLDTQFALALIDLRKRGHVVVVVDVLRGPPFRDGLDSTLARMWQLERTSMYRDMSTVGVDIVPWPEDTRLDQIMRLLPQQRRTVRVRR; this comes from the coding sequence GTGAAGCATCGTGATCTGAGTACCGCCACCGATACCGAATTGCGTTGGCGTCCGGCGCCGTTGGTATTCATGCTGGCGGCGGTATCGGTGCCCGCGCTGGTGGTGGCGGTGGCGTTCGGGCAGTGGCAGCTGGTGGTCTTCGCCGCACCGATGCTCGGGGTACTGGCCACCGCACCACTGCAGCAGTCGCGCACCAGGATTCAGGTGGACGGTGTCGGGGTGCTGCGATGCTTCGAGACCGAGGAGGTCGTGCTGACCGCGGGCGCGTTCGTGGAGAGCGGACATGCGCTGCTGCGCCTGCATTCTCAGCCGGTCCCCGGTATGGAGACGCACGTGGAGGAGACCTTCGATTCGGGGGCCGCTCCGGCCGGAATGCGCATCGCACTCTCCGCGCCGCGGTGGGGCCGGTATCCGGTGCCGGTGCGGGTGACCGCACTGAGTCCGGCCGGGCTGGCGGTGGCCTCGGTCCAGTTGCCCGCCGGTCAGGTGTACGTGTACCCGATTACCGATCCACAGCGAATGCGATTGCCGCGCACCGAACTTCCGGAGCGCATCGGTTCGCATCTGACCCGCAGGCACGGTCCGGGCGTGGAGTTCGCGGATGTGCGCGCGTACGCGCCGGGCGATCAGCTGCGCACGGTGAACTGGGCGGTCAGCGCCCGGCGCGGACGGCTGTTCGTGACCGAGCGCTTCACCAACCGCGCCGCGGATGTGGTTGTGCTGGTGGATACCTCGATGCAGGCCCCGGGCCCGGCCTCGGATTCACTGGAGCTGTCGGTGCGCGGCGCGGCGCAGGTGGCGCAGTCGGCGCTGCAGGCCGGTGACCGCACCGCCGTTGTCTGCCTCGGACATTCGCCGCGCTGGCTGCGCCCCGATATCGGCCGCCGCCAGTTCTATCGCATTGTCGACACCGTGCTCGATGTGGGCGATGAGCATATCGCCACCTCCGGCTCGCTGGCCCCGCACGCGGGCGTGCCGATCGGTGCGGTGGTGGTGGCCTTCTCCACCATGCTGGACACCCAATTCGCCCTGGCCCTGATCGATCTGCGCAAGCGCGGACACGTCGTGGTGGTGGTGGATGTACTGCGCGGCCCGCCGTTCCGGGACGGTCTGGACTCCACCCTGGCGCGCATGTGGCAGTTGGAGCGCACCTCCATGTACCGCGATATGAGCACCGTCGGGGTGGATATCGTGCCGTGGCCGGAGGACACCCGGCTGGATCAGATCATGCGGCTGCTGCCGCAGCAGCGGCGCACCGTGCGGGTGCGCCGATGA